One genomic window of Bacteroidales bacterium includes the following:
- a CDS encoding DUF4250 domain-containing protein yields the protein MQTIPSEPMMLFSFINMKLRDEYPSLDELCSSMDIDRSWLIEKLASVGFEYSAENNKFW from the coding sequence ATGCAAACAATTCCTTCGGAGCCAATGATGCTATTTAGTTTTATTAATATGAAGTTACGCGATGAATACCCTTCGCTTGATGAGTTGTGCTCAAGTATGGATATAGATCGCTCTTGGCTTATCGAAAAACTTGCTTCGGTTGGTTTTGAATATAGTGCTGAGAATAATAAGTTCTGGTAA
- a CDS encoding 4Fe-4S binding protein — MAYVITEDCVACGTCAGECPVEAISEGDIYVIDPDKCLSCGTCADACPTGAIIEG; from the coding sequence ATGGCTTACGTTATTACAGAAGACTGCGTAGCATGTGGAACATGTGCAGGTGAGTGCCCAGTTGAGGCTATCTCTGAGGGCGATATCTACGTAATTGATCCTGATAAATGCTTAAGCTGTGGTACTTGCGCTGATGCTTGTCCTACAGGTGCTATTATCGAGGGATAA
- a CDS encoding 6,7-dimethyl-8-ribityllumazine synthase: MATTNLSAYDKNSMPDASKMKFAIICSEWNDQVTGALLNGAYDTLVENGVKQENIFVEYVPGTFELTFGARRAMQFYRPDAVIVLGCVVRGGTPHFEYVCEGVTQGITALNEDGSIPVIFGVLTTDDMQQALDRAGGVLGNKGDEAAVTAIKMAALSNKLK, translated from the coding sequence ATGGCAACAACAAATTTATCGGCATATGATAAAAATTCAATGCCTGATGCTTCAAAAATGAAGTTTGCAATTATATGTTCTGAATGGAACGATCAAGTTACAGGTGCTCTTTTAAACGGAGCTTATGATACCTTAGTTGAGAATGGTGTTAAACAAGAGAATATATTTGTTGAGTATGTTCCCGGAACTTTTGAGTTAACATTTGGGGCTCGCCGTGCAATGCAGTTCTATCGTCCCGATGCAGTGATAGTTTTAGGCTGTGTTGTGCGTGGAGGAACTCCTCACTTTGAGTATGTTTGCGAAGGTGTTACTCAAGGAATTACTGCTCTAAATGAAGATGGCTCAATACCTGTTATATTTGGTGTTTTAACTACCGATGATATGCAACAGGCTCTTGACAGAGCAGGTGGAGTGCTTGGAAATAAAGGTGATGAGGCTGCCGTTACTGCTATTAAAATGGCTGCTTTAAGTAATAAGTTGAAATAA
- a CDS encoding tetratricopeptide repeat protein translates to MAKEQQMDELDKMNNVLSTGEQWIEKNGKKLTTIVIIAILVVAGFLMLKQFYFAPMEDEAQNAMYKGEFYFEQDNFEVALNGNEADFIGFKAIADEYSGTKAGNLANAYAGICAYNLGNNEEALEYLEAYDGDEPLLYPNIIAMIGNCYANMGDYNKAIEKFVAAADEASNSVISPLFLVKAATVAEKAGDNAKALEFYQEIKDKYENSVIGQDIDKYIEKANAQVK, encoded by the coding sequence ATGGCTAAAGAACAACAAATGGACGAATTGGATAAAATGAATAACGTCCTATCTACTGGAGAACAATGGATTGAGAAAAATGGTAAAAAACTTACAACTATTGTTATTATTGCAATTTTGGTTGTTGCAGGTTTCTTAATGCTAAAACAATTCTATTTTGCTCCTATGGAAGATGAGGCTCAAAATGCAATGTATAAAGGAGAGTTCTATTTTGAGCAAGATAATTTTGAGGTTGCACTTAATGGTAATGAGGCAGATTTCATAGGCTTTAAAGCAATTGCTGATGAGTATTCTGGTACTAAGGCTGGAAACTTGGCTAATGCTTATGCCGGAATTTGTGCTTACAATCTTGGAAATAACGAGGAGGCTCTTGAGTACTTAGAGGCTTACGATGGTGATGAACCTCTTCTATATCCCAACATAATTGCTATGATTGGAAACTGCTATGCTAATATGGGTGATTATAACAAAGCAATAGAAAAATTTGTTGCAGCAGCAGATGAGGCATCAAATTCTGTAATCTCTCCCCTATTCCTCGTTAAGGCTGCTACTGTTGCAGAGAAAGCAGGTGACAATGCAAAAGCATTAGAGTTCTATCAAGAGATTAAAGATAAATATGAGAACTCTGTTATTGGGCAAGATATTGATAAATATATTGAGAAAGCAAATGCTCAAGTAAAATAG
- the recF gene encoding DNA replication and repair protein RecF (All proteins in this family for which functions are known are DNA-binding proteins that assist the filamentation of RecA onto DNA for the initiation of recombination or recombinational repair.), protein MILETISLLNFKNITEADITLSDNINCFLGNNGMGKTNLLDAIYYLSFCKSFYNISDIQNIKHGEEFFMIRGNYRDVKSNDIAEINCGVKLKQKKTFKRDKKEYNRLSEHIGYIPLVIVSPEDSELVKEGSDIRRKFIDQTLSQFNREYLSAVMAYNKALSTRNSMLRQENTEKTLFEVIEAQMEYAANCVFKYRKEFIEDFVSVFNKFYQEICGGGESVSLSYTSHLYDGDLSVQLAESRAKDAILGYTTRGIHRDDLEMKLGNYNIKRVGSQGQTKSFAIALRFAQYEYLKKMGGKSPILLLDDIFDKLDSNRVERIMNMVSTPEFGQIFVTDTNREYLDAIIRKSGKDFKLFEVENGEIREL, encoded by the coding sequence ATGATACTCGAAACAATATCGTTACTAAACTTTAAAAACATAACCGAAGCCGATATAACCCTATCGGACAACATAAATTGTTTCTTGGGTAACAACGGAATGGGCAAGACTAATCTATTGGATGCAATATATTACCTATCGTTTTGCAAAAGTTTCTACAACATATCCGACATTCAAAACATTAAACATGGCGAAGAGTTCTTCATGATACGCGGAAACTATCGTGATGTCAAAAGCAACGACATTGCCGAGATAAATTGTGGAGTAAAACTTAAACAAAAAAAGACCTTTAAACGAGACAAAAAGGAGTATAACAGATTATCGGAACACATTGGATACATACCCTTAGTGATAGTCTCGCCAGAAGATAGCGAGTTGGTAAAAGAGGGGAGTGATATACGCCGAAAATTCATAGACCAAACCCTATCACAATTCAATAGAGAATATCTCTCTGCCGTAATGGCATACAACAAAGCACTCTCAACACGCAACTCAATGCTACGACAAGAGAACACCGAGAAGACCTTATTTGAGGTTATTGAGGCACAAATGGAGTATGCTGCTAATTGCGTATTCAAATACAGAAAAGAGTTTATAGAAGATTTTGTATCTGTATTCAATAAATTTTATCAAGAGATATGTGGAGGAGGGGAGAGCGTATCACTATCATACACCTCGCACCTATACGATGGAGATTTATCAGTTCAACTTGCCGAGAGCAGAGCAAAAGATGCAATATTAGGTTATACCACACGCGGAATACACCGCGATGATCTTGAGATGAAACTTGGCAACTACAACATAAAGCGAGTAGGCTCTCAAGGACAAACAAAAAGTTTTGCCATTGCTTTACGTTTTGCTCAATATGAGTACCTTAAAAAGATGGGAGGAAAAAGTCCTATTTTGTTGCTTGATGATATATTTGACAAATTAGACTCTAACAGAGTTGAACGTATTATGAATATGGTCTCTACCCCAGAGTTTGGACAGATATTTGTTACAGACACAAACAGAGAATACTTAGATGCCATAATTCGCAAAAGCGGAAAAGACTTTAAACTATTTGAAGTAGAAAACGGAGAGATAAGAGAGTTATAG
- a CDS encoding DUF721 domain-containing protein, whose amino-acid sequence MERRKATHIGEIIQEILNKSNLKGRLDETTITQKWEEVVGKPMARYTKNVYVSKGILHVEVTSSVVRNELMMNRTTLVEQLNAITGTQTIKDIIFR is encoded by the coding sequence ATGGAGAGACGCAAAGCCACACATATAGGCGAAATAATTCAAGAAATCCTAAACAAAAGTAATTTAAAGGGAAGACTTGATGAGACTACAATTACCCAGAAGTGGGAAGAGGTGGTTGGGAAACCTATGGCTCGATATACAAAAAACGTATATGTAAGCAAAGGTATTCTACACGTAGAAGTAACCTCATCGGTTGTTCGTAACGAACTGATGATGAATCGTACAACACTCGTAGAGCAACTCAATGCAATAACAGGAACCCAAACAATAAAAGATATTATATTCAGATAA
- a CDS encoding acyl-CoA thioesterase, translated as MENLYKHTIEIQPRFNDFDVMGHVNNTVFMNYFDIGKVSYFKAIWDTDLVDWQEFGLVIARIETDFIAPILMGDRVVVRTTILRIGNKSLELSQQIINPDTNQLKAAARTIMVGFDVSTNSAEPITEKCVEAISRYEGRPFKREISKQ; from the coding sequence ATGGAAAACCTATACAAACACACCATAGAGATACAACCTCGCTTCAACGACTTTGATGTAATGGGGCATGTAAACAATACTGTCTTCATGAACTATTTTGATATTGGTAAAGTATCTTATTTCAAAGCAATATGGGATACCGACCTTGTAGATTGGCAAGAGTTTGGATTAGTGATAGCACGAATAGAGACCGACTTTATAGCACCAATATTAATGGGCGACAGAGTAGTAGTTCGCACCACAATACTACGCATAGGCAACAAAAGTTTAGAACTCTCCCAACAAATCATAAACCCCGACACAAACCAGCTAAAAGCGGCAGCACGAACAATCATGGTGGGATTTGATGTAAGCACTAATAGTGCTGAACCTATAACCGAAAAATGCGTTGAGGCAATAAGCCGTTACGAAGGTCGCCCCTTTAAAAGAGAGATAAGCAAACAGTAA
- a CDS encoding WG repeat-containing protein: MKLFLNIKILVVLFMAILFVSCSNEGWRIDNVKDIAVGAGDSIFYISKKDNFQFSVGCNQISLIRNDVALVGKDDRFGYVDDEGEIIIPDVYKYATVFNNNMAWVVRKGDLPSVINRKGELKFTLREVDWVEIYIEDMARYYSVENRQKRYGFASLTGEKVIAPLYYDATHFSEGLAAVKGLDNKWGYIDKSGSVIIPAKFDGAKTFSNQFAVIAINDKWGIIDKMGEFVLEPRFDDMTSDGEFYITLSDDKWGWIDINGNWVIEPVYEKVLPFNGADIAPVLLDGKWAYVDKYGEIVIKRQFDEAYPFVDNLALVKIGDYYGFINKDGVYKINPQYTYISADYINNAIYGLPYYMSVKSDR, from the coding sequence ATGAAACTTTTTTTAAATATAAAAATATTGGTTGTGTTGTTTATGGCAATACTATTTGTGTCATGTTCTAACGAAGGTTGGAGGATAGACAATGTTAAGGATATTGCTGTAGGGGCTGGCGACTCAATTTTCTATATATCAAAAAAAGATAACTTTCAGTTTTCGGTTGGATGTAACCAAATCTCTTTAATCAGAAATGATGTTGCTTTGGTAGGTAAGGATGATAGATTTGGTTATGTTGATGATGAGGGTGAGATTATTATCCCTGACGTTTACAAATATGCAACCGTGTTTAATAATAATATGGCTTGGGTTGTTCGTAAGGGCGATTTACCAAGTGTAATTAATCGTAAGGGTGAACTTAAATTTACTTTACGTGAGGTTGATTGGGTTGAGATTTATATAGAGGATATGGCAAGATATTACTCTGTTGAGAACAGACAAAAACGATATGGTTTTGCATCCTTAACAGGTGAAAAGGTTATTGCTCCTCTATATTATGATGCAACTCATTTTAGCGAAGGTTTGGCAGCGGTTAAAGGCTTGGATAATAAGTGGGGATATATTGATAAATCAGGCTCGGTAATTATTCCTGCTAAGTTTGACGGAGCAAAGACTTTTAGTAATCAATTTGCTGTTATTGCGATTAATGATAAGTGGGGCATTATTGATAAAATGGGAGAGTTTGTTCTTGAACCTCGCTTTGATGATATGACCTCTGATGGCGAGTTTTATATTACTTTAAGTGATGATAAATGGGGCTGGATTGATATTAACGGCAACTGGGTTATTGAGCCAGTATATGAGAAGGTATTACCTTTTAATGGTGCTGATATTGCTCCTGTTTTGCTTGATGGTAAGTGGGCATACGTTGACAAGTATGGTGAGATTGTTATCAAGCGTCAATTTGATGAGGCTTATCCTTTTGTTGATAATTTAGCCCTTGTTAAGATAGGTGACTATTACGGTTTTATAAACAAAGATGGGGTGTATAAAATAAATCCTCAATACACTTATATATCGGCAGATTACATTAATAATGCTATATATGGATTGCCATATTATATGTCGGTTAAGAGTGATAGATAA
- a CDS encoding GNAT family N-acetyltransferase → MEEIIEKIDRALIKEELKHATFIRHTRKCNNEIYVIEAHQSPNIMNEIGRLREIAFRNGGGGTGKSVDIDEYDLMTPPCRQLFVWDPEKEEILGGYRFILGRDIKFQEDGSPRIAMSHLFEFSQDYIENYLPYTIELGRSFVALEYQSSKAGAKGLFALDNLWDGLGALARIYPQTKYLLGKFTMYTEFPIVGRNMIMNFLRIYFPDRDNLIKPHYPLDTTGNDADFETLFCKDDYKKDYLTLNGEIRNLGANIPPLVSAYMALSPSMKTFGTAINDEFGDVEETGMLITVEDIYPEKRARHIESYSEDDVL, encoded by the coding sequence ATGGAAGAGATAATAGAGAAAATAGACAGGGCTCTTATTAAAGAGGAGTTAAAACATGCGACATTTATAAGACACACTCGCAAGTGTAATAATGAGATATATGTGATTGAAGCTCACCAATCTCCAAATATTATGAATGAGATAGGGCGTTTACGCGAAATCGCATTTCGTAATGGCGGTGGCGGTACTGGAAAATCGGTTGATATTGATGAGTATGATTTAATGACGCCTCCATGTCGCCAGTTGTTTGTGTGGGATCCTGAAAAAGAGGAGATTTTAGGGGGTTATCGTTTTATCTTGGGTAGAGATATTAAATTTCAAGAAGATGGTTCGCCTCGTATTGCAATGTCGCACCTTTTTGAATTTTCTCAGGATTATATAGAGAATTACCTCCCTTATACAATTGAGTTAGGTCGCTCGTTTGTTGCCTTGGAGTATCAATCTTCAAAGGCAGGAGCAAAAGGATTGTTTGCTCTTGACAATCTTTGGGATGGTTTAGGAGCTCTTGCCCGTATCTATCCGCAAACAAAATACCTTCTTGGTAAGTTTACTATGTACACAGAGTTCCCTATTGTTGGACGAAATATGATAATGAACTTTTTAAGAATATATTTCCCTGATAGAGATAATCTTATTAAACCTCACTATCCTTTGGATACAACTGGGAACGATGCAGATTTTGAGACTCTTTTCTGTAAGGATGATTATAAAAAGGATTATCTTACTCTGAATGGGGAGATAAGGAACTTGGGTGCGAATATCCCTCCTTTGGTAAGTGCTTATATGGCTTTATCTCCATCGATGAAGACTTTTGGTACTGCCATCAACGATGAGTTTGGTGATGTTGAGGAGACCGGAATGTTGATTACTGTTGAAGATATATATCCCGAGAAGAGAGCAAGACATATTGAGAGTTATTCTGAAGATGACGTTTTGTAA
- a CDS encoding 1-acyl-sn-glycerol-3-phosphate acyltransferase — MNEPLQIDLDKVVKSKFRKGKGLPKFVMNYLKRIIHQEEINSYLRENSHLQGVDFATDVKRFFEVECDVYGLENIPKDKRFIFVSNHPLGGMDGILLISELGKYFDGKIKAQVNDLLMNMKPLAPCFIPINCYGKQSKSLAKDLDNILDSDNQLLVFPAGMCSRRQKGRILDLTWKKWFVTNAISQERDVVPVFFKGRNSNFFYNFASLRQKLGIKFNIELIYLPDELFKSKGKRFEIYFGKPIPWQTFNSEKTPMQWAQYVKDLVYDIKK, encoded by the coding sequence ATGAATGAACCATTACAAATAGATTTGGATAAGGTTGTTAAAAGCAAGTTTCGCAAAGGTAAAGGTTTGCCTAAATTTGTTATGAATTACCTTAAACGAATAATACATCAAGAGGAAATAAACTCTTATTTAAGGGAGAATTCGCATTTGCAGGGAGTTGATTTTGCAACTGATGTAAAGCGTTTCTTTGAGGTTGAGTGTGATGTTTATGGTTTAGAGAATATTCCCAAAGATAAGAGATTTATTTTTGTCAGTAACCACCCTCTTGGCGGAATGGACGGAATTCTTCTAATTTCTGAGTTGGGAAAATATTTTGATGGCAAGATTAAGGCACAGGTTAATGATTTGCTAATGAATATGAAACCTTTGGCTCCTTGTTTTATTCCTATAAATTGTTACGGAAAGCAGTCAAAGAGTTTAGCGAAGGATTTGGATAATATTTTGGATAGCGACAATCAGTTATTGGTTTTCCCTGCTGGTATGTGTTCGCGACGTCAAAAAGGCAGGATTTTAGATTTGACATGGAAAAAGTGGTTTGTAACTAATGCTATATCTCAAGAGAGAGATGTTGTTCCTGTCTTTTTTAAAGGACGTAATTCAAATTTCTTTTACAACTTTGCCTCATTACGCCAAAAGTTAGGAATAAAATTTAATATTGAACTTATATATTTGCCCGATGAGTTATTTAAGTCAAAGGGTAAGAGATTTGAAATTTATTTTGGCAAACCTATTCCTTGGCAAACTTTTAATTCAGAGAAAACACCAATGCAGTGGGCTCAATATGTAAAAGATTTAGTGTACGATATTAAGAAGTAA